In Anopheles gambiae chromosome 2, idAnoGambNW_F1_1, whole genome shotgun sequence, a single window of DNA contains:
- the LOC133391421 gene encoding uncharacterized protein LOC133391421 isoform X1, giving the protein MPKTRSEKGMKVVEAGTSKVTTTPSNESSEAEDAGLNRTILENAEEEMSQLIAEEIARHTREMSLRKQLLELKIKHQKELEEMERLHQQLNISLPVVETKPCVATVSSITPEQRLARKSVNTSLAKFSGNIEEWPLFISSYKYTTESCGFSNMENLKRLQDCLTGEALEQVRGSLLTPETVPSVIEDLKNLFGRPQKLLKMMLRKVRETKAPTEDQVKTFIVFGMKVKQLNEHLVACEMTDHLGNPLLVDELVGKLPTSYKREWVQFMKGKAGKALCLFNKFIQLVVSELAEVDEYDLEPSKRRDRKDGNFQSEFHKKSSSTSRFKKEYTNVHHSKEDASPKRSPSCWICKQTGHTLNNCNQFQKMTVAERIAAAEKAKLCKTCLSKFCHGVCLRSLRCEVNGCGKQHHTLVHRTEEHVQLQRADSSGDALRTQVVMYRTIPISLHYGENSIDITAFVDEGSSATLIDECVAEQLKADGPNEPLQITWTGNISRFEDRSRKLDLLISSQGSTQKWKLFEPRTVAGLMLPSQSLRLADVVKRYKHLADIPVTGNSQQNPLIVIGLNNIELFAALETRVGNPGEPVAVRSKIGWTIYGVTDSASTPHVVMNLHRITAMTNRDLHDVLENQYKLEQMSIPAFEVPIAPDEKRAKDILKRTTKRIGNRFETGLLWRDDNRVFPDSYPTAEKRMQQLAKRLKKNPALESKVAKMIKEYERKGYAHKITDDELSGFSAQEMWYLPLNVVHNAKKPEKIRLVWDAASTVAGVSLNSMLLKGPDMLVPLPRVVCRFRERVFAFGGDMKEMYHQLRIKNEDKQAQRFLFGSDTKGKPQVYVMDVATCGATCSPCSAQFVKNMNALEFSEQYPEAARAIIEKHYVDDYYDSVDTEAEAIKLAKEVRPIHAQGGFHIRNWMSNSSAFLDEVGERSEKAALQFSSNQSTTYDRVLGISWRSKDDVFCFSVLSDADHQRFIVDGFRPSKRIVLSVVMTSFDPVGLITPITIRGKMLIQDLWRTGCDWDSNIDSESFEKWKRWLMLVQGVGSCLIPRSYFGRVPSTEIEKIELHVFCDASETGFGAVAYFRAIIGGAVSCLLVMSRAKVAPMKPMSIPRLELEAAILGVRLSTKVLDSHSLNISRTYYWTDAKVVLSWIRSDPRRYKQIIGFRVGEILHTSSVEDWNWVPSKSNPADLLTKWGNSLDMTPESSWLKGPSFLYDEEENWPQQEPPPLNTIEDLRVHLLIHDVNIPFRIIDADRFSKWTVLVRAMACVFRFIYNWRKKAEGKPLEMLQVTDRQRKLLMHLKVETKRVPLQQLEYEKAERALLKMAQVDCFIDELKI; this is encoded by the coding sequence ATGCCGAAAACACGAAGTGAAAAGGGAATGAAAGTCGTGGAAGCTGGGACCAGCAAGGTAACGACGACCCCCTCAAATGAAAGCAGCGAGGCGGAAGACGCCGGTTTAAATCGGACGATTCTAGAGAACGCCGAAGAAGAAATGTCACAACTAATCGCAGAGGAAATTGCTCGTCACACCAGGGAGATGTCACTTCGAAAGCAACTTTTAGAGCTGAAAATAAAGCACCAGAAAGAGTTGGAAGAGATGGAACGATTACATCAGCAGCTAAACATAAGCCTTCCTGTTGTGGAAACCAAGCCATGTGTAGCAACAGTATCGAGTATTACACCCGAACAGCGCTTAGCACGGAAATCAGTGAATACTAGCTTGGCGAAGTTTAGCGGTAATATAGAAGAATGGCCTCTATTCATCAGTAGCTACAAATATACGACCGAGTCCTGCGGATTTTCCAACATGGAAAATCTTAAACGTCTACAAGATTGCCTAACTGGAGAAGCTCTGGAACAGGTTAGAGGGTCACTATTAACGCCAGAAACAGTTCCAAGTGTAATTGAAGACTTGAAAAATCTTTTTGGACGACCACAGAAGCTTCTAAAAATGATGCTACGGAAAGTTCGTGAAACGAAGGCCCCTACCGAAGATCAGGTCAAGACTTTCATAGTATTCGGGATGAAAGTAAAGCAGCTTAATGAACATCTAGTAGCGTGCGAAATGACAGACCATCTAGGCAATCCACTACTGGTCGATGAATTAGTAGGAAAGCTTCCCACGAGCTATAAACGAGAATGGGTCCAATTCATGAAAGGCAAAGCTGGGAAAGccctttgtttgtttaacaAGTTTATCCAAttagtggtgagcgagctagCAGAAGTTGATGAGTATGACTTAGAGCCTTCAAAGCGACGTGAtagaaaggatggaaatttTCAATCAGAATTCCACAAGAAGTCATCGTCCACAAGCCGATTTAAAAAGGAATACACCAATGTTCACCATTCGAAAGAAGATGCTTCTCCGAAAAGAAGCCCAAGTTGCTGGATATGCAAGCAAACAGGACACACGTTAAATAATTGCAATCAATTCCAAAAGATGACGGTAGCTGAGAGAATAGCTGCAGCAGAGAAAGCGAAGCTttgtaaaacatgtttgaGCAAATTCTGCCATGGCGTATGTCTTAGATCGTTGCGGTGCGAAGTGAATGGCTGCGGAAAACAACATCATACGCTGGTGCATCGAACCGAAGAACACGTTCAGCTACAGAGAGCTGATTCAAGCGGAGATGCGCTGCGAACACAAGTAGTGATGTATCGAACGATACCCATTAGTCTTCATTACGGCGAAAATAGTATTGATATTACAGCATTTGTTGACGAAGGCTCGTCAGCAACTTTAATAGACGAGTGCGTTGCTGAACAGCTGAAAGCAGATGGTCCAAACGAGCCGTTGCAGATAACCTGGACTGGAAACATAAGTCGCTTTGAAGACCGATCCAGGAAGTTGGATCTTTTAATCTCGAGTCAAGGATCAACCCAGAAGTGGAAACTGTTCGAACCTCGTACAGTGGCTGGACTCATGCTACCGAGTCAATCCTTGAGGTTAGCTGATGTGGTAAAGCGGTATAAACATCTGGCGGACATTCCAGTCACAGGAAACAGTCAGCAAAACCCTTTGATAGTAATAGGGCTTAACAACATCGAACTGTTCGCAGCATTAGAGACCAGAGTTGGCAATCCAGGTGAACCGGTTGCGGTTCGATCGAAGATAGGCTGGACCATTTACGGTGTAACTGACAGCGCTTCGACTCCCCACGTTGTGATGAACCTGCATCGTATCACTGCAATGACCAATCGAGATCTTCATGATGTTCTTGAGAACCAGTATAAGTTGGAGCAAATGAGCATTCCTGCCTTTGAAGTTCCAATAGCTCCTGACGAGAAACGAGCAAAGGACATTCTCAAGAGAACGACAAAACGAATTGGGAACCGATTCGAAACAGGGCTTCTATGGCGAGATGATAATCGTGTTTTTCCAGACAGCTATCCTACAGCAGAAAAGCGCATGCAACAACTGGCGAAACGTCTGAAAAAGAATCCAGCCTTGGAGTCAAAGGTAGCCAAAATGATTAAAGAGTACGAGCGAAAGGGCTATGCCCATAAGATCACCGATGATGAATTATCTGGATTCTCGGCACAAGAGATGTGGTATCTACCCCTTAACGTGGTACACAATGCTAAGAAACCAGAAAAGATCCGTTTAGTGTGGGACGCAGCGTCAACGGTGGCAGGAGTTTCGTTGAACTCTATGCTACTTAAAGGACCAGATATGTTGGTTCCTTTACCGAGAGTCGTGTGTCGATTTCGAGAACGAGTTTTCGCCTTTGGAGGCGACATGAAGGAAATGTATCATCAGTTGCGCATAAAAAATGAGGATAAACAGGCGCAACGATTTTTGTTCGGCAGCGATACGAAAGGCAAGCCACAGGTTTATGTTATGGACGTAGCTACGTGCGGTGCTACGTGCTCACCCTGTTCAGCGCAATTTGTGAAGAACATGAACGCCCTTGAGTTCAGTGAGCAGTATCCAGAGGCAGCTCGAGCAATCATAGAAAAACACTATGTTGACGACTACTATGATAGTGTTGATACAGAAGCGGAAGCCATTAAGCTGGCAAAGGAAGTCCGGCCTATTCACGCCCAAGGAGGATTTCATATCCGCAATTGGATGTCCAATTCATCGGCATTCTTGGATGAGGTTGGAGAGAGAAGCGAGAAAGCAGCGTTGCAGTTTTCAAGCAATCAGAGCACCACATATGATCGTGTTTTGGGGATTAGTTGGAGATCAAAAGACGATGTTTTTTGCTTCAGTGTGCTGTCAGACGCGGATCATCAAAGGTTCATCGTTGATGGATTTCGACCCTCGAAGCGGATTGTGTTGAGCGTGGTGATGACTTCATTCGACCCGGTGGGTCTGATTACTCCTATCACTATTCGAGGTAAGATGCTGATTCAGGACTTATGGCGAACCGGATGTGACTGGGACTCGAATATTGACTCCGAATCGTTTGAAAAATGGAAACGATGGCTAATGTTGGTGCAAGGGGTGGGGTCGTGTCTAATTCCTCGTAGTTACTTCGGAAGAGTACCTTCAACTGAGATCGAGAAGATAGAGCTACACGTATTTTGCGATGCGAGTGAAACAGGGTTTGGTGCAGTTGCCTACTTCAGAGCGATTATTGGTGGAGCAGTTAGTTGTTTACTGGTAATGAGTCGTGCCAAGGTGGCTCCTATGAAGCCGATGTCGATACCTCGTCTGGAACTTGAAGCGGCAATTCTAGGAGTACGTCTATCGACAAAGGTGCTGGATAGTCATTCATTGAACATCTCTCGTACATACTACTGGACTGACGCAAAGGTAGTTTTATCTTGGATACGCTCGGATCCGAGACGCTATAAGCAGATTATTGGCTTCCGTGTGGGTGAGATTCTGCATACATCGAGCGTTGAAGACTGGAATTGGGTGCCATCGAAATCCAATCCGGCGGATCTATTGACGAAGTGGGGAAATTCTCTTGACATGACACCGGAAAGCAGTTGGTTAAAGGGACCTTCATTTCTGTACGACGAAGAGGAGAATTGGCCGCAGCAAGAGCCTCCACCGCTTAACACAATTGAGGATTTAAGAGTTCATCTTCTAATCCACGACGTGAACATTCCCTTTCGTATTATTGATGCGGATCGCTTCTCAAAATGGACGGTATTAGTGCGCGCCATGGCGTGTGTGTTTCGATTCATCTACAACTGGAGGAAGAAGGCAGAAGGTAAACCCTTAGAAATGTTGCAAGTGACTGATAGACAACGAAAACTGCTGATGCACTTGAAAGTTGAGACGAAACGGGTTCCGTTGCAACAATTGGAGTACGAGAAAGCAGAACGAGCGCTATTGAAGATGGCGCAAGTCGATTGTTTCATTGATGAGCTGAAGATATGA
- the LOC133391421 gene encoding uncharacterized protein LOC133391421 isoform X2: MKNKNRPTNLWINFEKDSALYKLSPMLDEHDIIRVEGRMERAEFLPFSLRFPIILPSDHRVTRLIVRHHHEKSGHGYREAVKNELRQLYHIIHLDATVRKETAACVWCKVRRNRPKVPRMAPLPVQRLTPNLRPFSFTGVDYIGPFDVTIGRRSEKRWIVLFTCLVVRGIHLEIAHGLTTQSCLMALRRFICRRGWPVEFLSDNGTNFREASREITEMVGTIQNECADQFTNARTKWSFNPPVTPHMGGVWERLVRSVKGILAAIDDGRRLTDEILQTAIVEAEDIINSRPLTTVTQGGSDQETLTPNHFLRGVSEMDKRNIPLTNIKEALRDSYCRTQQLSDVMWDRWVKEYAPTINLRSKWFGETKPLECGDLVYIVDGKNRKCWVRGVIDEVIVAGDGRIRQAWVKTNQGRLKRSTSNLAVLEI; this comes from the coding sequence ATGAAGAACAAAAATCGACCAACTAATCTATggattaattttgaaaaagaCAGTGCATTGTATAAGCTTTCGCCGATGTTGGATGAGCATGACATTATTCGTGTGGAAGGTCGGATGGAACGAGCGGAATTTCTTCCTTTCAGTTTGAGATTCCCAATAATATTACCCAGCGATCATAGGGTCACCCGACTGATAGTACGTCATCATCATGAGAAGAGCGGACATGGCTACCGCGAAGCTGTGAAAAATGAGCTACGACAGCTCTACCACATCATACATCTCGACGCTACCGTGCGAAAGGAGACTGCAGCCTGTGTCTGGTGTAAGGTACGTCGCAATCGCCCTAAAGTACCAAGGATGGCGCCGCTGCCGGTGCAACGCTTGACACCCAATCTACGACCCTTTAGTTTCACCGGAGTTGATTACATTGGACCGTTCGATGTGACCATCGGACGACGTAGCGAAAAAAGATGGATAGTGCTATTCACTTGCCTAGTGGTACGTGGAATCCATCTTGAAATCGCTCATGGACTGACTACGCAATCCTGTCTGATGGCTCTGAGGCGATTCATTTGTCGACGAGGCTGGCCTGTTGAGTTCTTATCCGACAATGGGACGAACTTCAGAGAAGCTAGCCGAGAAATCACCGAAATGGTCGGGACTATCCAGAATGAGTGTGCGGACCAGTTTACGAACGCGCGGACAAAATGGAGCTTCAACCCCCCGGTCACACCCCATATGGGAGGGGTGTGGGAACGTTTGGTGAGGTCAGTTAAAGGCATACTAGCAGCAATCGATGACGGAAGACGACTGACAGACGAGATCCTTCAGACGGCCATCGTAGAAGCTGAAGACATCATCAACAGTCGGCCGTTGACTACGGTGACACAAGGTGGCAGCGACCAGGAGACCCTGACACCGAATCATTTCCTGCGTGGGGTTTCGGAGATGGATAAGCGTAATATCCCACTCACAAACATTAAAGAAGCGTTGCGGGATTCATATTGTAGAACACAGCAGTTATCCGATGTAATGTGGGATAGATGGGTAAAAGAATACGCGCCGACTATAAATCTGAGGTCCAAATGGTTCGGGGAAACCAAGCCACTAGAGTGCGGAGATCTTGTCTACATAGTAGACGGGAAAAATAGGAAATGTTGGGTGCGAGGCGTAATAGACGAAGTAATAGTAGCAGGTGATGGGAGGATTCGTCAGGCATGGGTAAAAACGAATCAAGGTAGGTTGAAAAGATCTACTAGTAACTTGGCGGTCCTGGAGATATAG